A genome region from Flavobacterium sp. CFS9 includes the following:
- a CDS encoding winged helix-turn-helix transcriptional regulator — MTTANTSERENECPAEGLLKLLSGKWKPQIFLLAVNGPLRFNGLLRELKGANKQSVATALRELEDFGILDKKVVRLKPLHIEYNLSEKGASLVPVFKQLEIFSRG, encoded by the coding sequence ATGACTACAGCAAATACCTCAGAAAGGGAGAATGAATGTCCTGCAGAAGGGCTTCTAAAATTGCTCTCAGGCAAGTGGAAACCACAGATTTTTTTGCTGGCGGTTAATGGTCCTTTACGTTTCAACGGACTTTTAAGAGAACTTAAAGGTGCTAACAAACAATCTGTTGCAACGGCACTTCGCGAACTGGAAGATTTCGGAATCCTGGACAAAAAAGTAGTTCGTTTAAAACCTTTGCATATCGAATATAATCTTTCGGAAAAAGGAGCATCACTAGTTCCGGTTTTCAAGCAATTGGAGATTTTCTCAAGAGGGTAG
- a CDS encoding DsbA family protein, protein MSTDKTNPLLCDPETGTCEMPIHENANETSFIPTADKPIKIIYYTDPICSSCWGIEPQLRKLKLEYGNYIDIDYRMGGLLPDWSYNSGGISKPSDVAHHWEEASLYYEMPIDGNVWLEDPLDSSYPSCIAMKAAQIQSKDKAIKFMRILREKLYLEKKNIAKWENIYEAAKLTGLDTKKLKLDYEGDAKILFQEDLNYARNLGVRGFPTLFFSDGNQNQLTVYGSKPYASYENAILALFPDAKKKKTANEHPLALFEIYPTLAPKEYAVILDISHGEADKILKQSFEKGELNKKSVKNGVLYYKK, encoded by the coding sequence ATGAGTACAGACAAAACAAATCCATTATTATGTGATCCTGAAACGGGAACCTGCGAAATGCCAATTCACGAAAATGCCAATGAAACTTCCTTCATTCCAACAGCAGATAAACCGATAAAAATTATTTACTACACCGATCCTATCTGTTCTTCGTGCTGGGGAATTGAACCTCAGTTAAGAAAACTGAAACTTGAATACGGTAATTATATCGATATTGATTACAGAATGGGCGGTTTACTTCCGGACTGGTCCTACAATAGCGGGGGGATCAGTAAACCTTCAGATGTTGCTCATCATTGGGAAGAAGCAAGTTTGTATTATGAAATGCCTATTGATGGAAATGTATGGCTCGAAGATCCGCTCGATTCTTCCTATCCGTCTTGTATTGCAATGAAAGCAGCGCAAATTCAAAGTAAAGATAAAGCGATAAAGTTCATGCGGATTCTGAGAGAGAAATTGTATCTCGAAAAGAAGAATATTGCGAAATGGGAAAACATTTATGAAGCGGCCAAACTTACAGGTCTGGACACCAAAAAACTAAAATTAGATTATGAAGGTGATGCAAAAATCCTTTTTCAGGAAGATCTGAACTATGCCAGAAATCTTGGTGTAAGAGGCTTCCCTACTTTGTTTTTTTCTGATGGAAATCAAAATCAATTAACCGTTTATGGTTCTAAACCCTATGCCTCTTATGAAAATGCAATATTAGCCCTGTTTCCCGACGCTAAAAAGAAAAAAACAGCAAATGAGCATCCTTTAGCTCTATTTGAAATTTATCCAACTCTTGCTCCAAAGGAATATGCTGTAATTCTGGATATTTCTCATGGCGAAGCCGATAAAATTCTGAAGCAATCCTTCGAAAAAGGAGAACTAAATAAAAAATCAGTAAAAAACGGTGTTCTGTATTATAAAAAATAG
- a CDS encoding thioredoxin family protein — MNKFITTVTLFLFNLLLSQAQSTTLKAGETAPDFKLKNVDGKEVSFASFPKAKGYIVVFTCNTCPYAVAYEQRIIELDKKFKAQGYPVIAINPNDLEASKADSFEKMQELAKDKKYPFPYLFDAGQKVTDQYGAKRTPHLFIVSKTDKGNVVEYVGAIDSDPEGTKTEKTKYAEDVIAALKSNKKPAVTQTKEIGCTVKRKAKA, encoded by the coding sequence ATGAATAAGTTTATTACCACTGTGACTTTGTTTTTGTTTAATCTGCTGCTTTCTCAGGCTCAGAGTACAACTCTTAAAGCCGGCGAAACGGCTCCGGATTTTAAATTGAAAAATGTAGACGGAAAAGAAGTTTCTTTTGCCAGTTTTCCAAAAGCAAAAGGATACATTGTTGTTTTTACCTGTAATACGTGCCCTTATGCGGTAGCGTACGAGCAAAGAATAATTGAATTGGATAAAAAGTTCAAAGCCCAGGGTTACCCGGTAATTGCCATTAATCCAAATGATCTTGAAGCTTCTAAAGCAGACTCTTTTGAGAAAATGCAGGAATTAGCAAAAGATAAAAAATATCCGTTTCCTTATTTATTTGATGCCGGACAAAAGGTTACCGATCAATATGGGGCGAAACGTACACCGCATCTTTTTATCGTTTCTAAAACTGACAAAGGTAATGTCGTAGAATATGTGGGAGCAATCGACAGTGATCCGGAAGGAACTAAAACGGAAAAAACAAAGTATGCTGAAGACGTGATCGCAGCCTTAAAAAGCAATAAAAAACCTGCCGTTACACAAACCAAAGAAATCGGCTGTACGGTAAAAAGAAAAGCGAAAGCTTAA
- a CDS encoding YggS family pyridoxal phosphate-dependent enzyme: protein MKEDIIFNLKQVHQRMENACKSSGRNVSDVKLLLATKTVSAADIQIAIDAGETLIGENKMQELRDKNSALKDLKIERHFIGHLQTNKVKDVLKYVTCIQSLDRISLANELDKQLQKEGRTLEVFIQVNTSFEESKFGLPPTEVISFIQKVKRYETLKIKGLMTIGLLDVEKEKMRPSLRLLRKIRDEIYAAKIEGINNLQLSMGMSQDLELAIAEGSNLIRIGTSIFGNRFLGKEIWNENIAE from the coding sequence ATGAAAGAGGATATAATTTTCAATTTAAAACAGGTTCATCAACGCATGGAGAATGCCTGTAAAAGTTCCGGCAGAAATGTATCAGATGTGAAACTATTACTGGCGACTAAAACCGTTTCTGCAGCCGACATTCAAATAGCAATCGATGCCGGAGAGACGCTTATTGGCGAAAATAAAATGCAGGAACTCCGTGATAAAAATTCGGCACTTAAAGATTTAAAAATCGAACGCCATTTTATTGGTCATCTCCAAACCAATAAAGTCAAAGACGTTCTTAAGTACGTAACCTGCATTCAATCTCTCGACAGAATCAGCTTAGCCAACGAATTAGACAAGCAATTACAAAAAGAAGGACGAACACTCGAGGTTTTTATACAAGTAAACACTTCATTTGAAGAAAGTAAATTCGGATTGCCTCCGACAGAAGTCATTTCATTCATTCAAAAAGTAAAACGCTACGAAACTCTTAAGATTAAAGGGCTAATGACTATTGGATTGTTAGATGTTGAAAAAGAAAAAATGCGTCCGTCTTTACGACTGCTTCGAAAAATTAGAGATGAAATTTACGCAGCTAAGATTGAAGGGATCAATAATTTACAACTTTCGATGGGAATGTCACAGGACTTAGAACTGGCCATTGCCGAAGGTTCGAATCTGATCCGAATTGGAACTTCAATTTTTGGAAACCGCTTTTTAGGAAAAGAAATCTGGAACGAAAATATTGCAGAATAA
- a CDS encoding AAA family ATPase: protein MNLHELVVNDTEKIALEDLLFSTENKTVLIQTIKEHKYIEELKKYNLKVDNKILLHGHSGCGKTTTAKAIASALNKNIVIVNLSTLIDAKIGETSKNVKVLFDKAIREKAVLFLDEFDQIGKSRDSQDKDVAEMKRLVNTIIQLIDYLPADSLLICATNYYDSIDTALLRRFQIKLKFEMPDDTQLNAYYDKLLAHFPIHLQEIKRKYAISYAEAKDYIHTTMKKQIIAELEFQEQQQLTEIIA from the coding sequence ATGAATCTGCACGAACTTGTTGTAAACGATACTGAAAAGATAGCACTGGAAGATTTGCTTTTTAGCACAGAGAATAAAACGGTATTAATTCAGACGATAAAAGAACATAAATATATCGAAGAATTAAAAAAATACAATCTCAAAGTAGATAACAAAATACTACTGCACGGGCATTCCGGCTGTGGCAAAACCACTACTGCAAAAGCCATTGCAAGTGCTTTAAACAAAAACATTGTGATTGTGAATCTCAGCACTTTAATCGATGCTAAAATTGGAGAAACCTCTAAAAATGTAAAAGTACTGTTTGATAAAGCGATTCGTGAAAAAGCGGTTTTATTTCTCGATGAATTTGATCAGATTGGTAAAAGCCGCGACAGTCAGGACAAAGATGTTGCCGAAATGAAACGTCTGGTGAATACGATCATTCAGCTAATCGATTACCTTCCGGCAGACAGTCTGCTTATTTGTGCGACCAATTATTACGACAGTATTGATACAGCTTTGCTGAGAAGATTTCAAATCAAATTAAAATTTGAAATGCCCGATGATACACAACTGAATGCCTATTATGATAAACTGCTTGCCCATTTTCCGATTCATCTTCAGGAAATTAAACGTAAGTATGCTATTTCGTATGCTGAAGCCAAAGACTACATTCATACCACAATGAAAAAGCAAATTATTGCCGAACTGGAATTTCAGGAACAACAGCAACTAACGGAGATCATAGCATAA
- a CDS encoding TlpA family protein disulfide reductase: MKINVLRVFIVFAFSVSGYSQNVKLLNIDQLNERIKNGKDSTYVVNFWATWCAPCIKELPHFEKLKADYKSDKLAVLLVSVDFKSKLKAAVVPFVKRKNLKNEVFLLNESNPQEYIDRIDKDWSGSIPATLFIKGDKRKFVESEFNYEQLLTEYKKL; encoded by the coding sequence ATGAAAATCAATGTATTAAGAGTTTTTATTGTATTTGCTTTCTCCGTAAGCGGTTATAGTCAGAATGTAAAGCTGTTAAACATCGATCAGCTAAACGAAAGAATTAAGAACGGCAAAGACAGTACTTATGTTGTTAATTTTTGGGCTACCTGGTGTGCCCCCTGCATTAAAGAATTGCCTCATTTTGAAAAGTTAAAGGCAGACTATAAATCAGATAAATTAGCGGTTTTATTGGTCAGTGTCGATTTTAAATCTAAATTAAAGGCAGCCGTAGTTCCGTTTGTGAAAAGAAAAAACCTGAAAAATGAAGTCTTTCTGTTGAACGAAAGCAATCCACAGGAATATATAGACCGCATTGATAAAGACTGGTCGGGAAGCATTCCGGCAACCTTATTTATTAAAGGAGATAAAAGAAAATTTGTTGAATCTGAATTCAACTACGAACAATTATTAACCGAATATAAAAAACTGTAA